A region of Actinomycetota bacterium DNA encodes the following proteins:
- a CDS encoding 4a-hydroxytetrahydrobiopterin dehydratase, with product MPKAPLLDPDSIELELAALEGWRRDGDTIVKRLEFEDFAEALAFVNRIAEPAEAMNHHPDVAIHWNEVTLTLWTHASGGLTHRDFELGGGGG from the coding sequence ATGCCTAAGGCACCTCTCCTCGACCCCGACTCGATCGAGCTCGAGCTTGCTGCACTTGAAGGCTGGAGGCGTGACGGCGACACGATCGTCAAACGATTGGAGTTCGAAGACTTCGCGGAGGCGCTCGCGTTCGTGAATCGGATCGCGGAGCCGGCCGAGGCGATGAACCACCATCCCGACGTCGCGATCCACTGGAACGAGGTGACGTTGACCCTGTGGACGCACGCGTCCGGCGGCCTGACCCACAGAGACTTCGAGTTGGGGGGGGGGGGGGG
- a CDS encoding alpha/beta hydrolase has product MTSITLDGRSIAFDDVGAGDPIVWLQGTGESRQGFVVQVDRFSETHRCVAIDHRDSGESSYVDEPYTPADLAADAAAVMDHLALGASHVLGYSLGGAAAQELAIGRPDLVRSLILVATWARSDEWFKAEMRNWQAIRRQYWDDEDAFLDAFGPWAWSPATYAKPGLVEGFHQAMLAEEPQQRPDGWIRQCDADIAHDAADRLGSVTVPALVIVGEDDICTPPRYARELCALLPNAELIAIPNAGHGAYAETPAIFIEAVAAFLAKH; this is encoded by the coding sequence ATGACGAGCATCACGCTGGACGGACGCTCGATCGCGTTCGACGACGTCGGCGCGGGCGATCCGATCGTCTGGCTGCAAGGCACCGGCGAGTCACGGCAGGGCTTCGTCGTCCAGGTTGATCGGTTCTCCGAGACCCATAGATGCGTCGCGATCGACCACCGCGACTCAGGCGAGTCGTCGTACGTCGACGAGCCCTACACGCCGGCCGATCTGGCCGCCGACGCTGCCGCGGTCATGGATCACCTGGCGCTCGGCGCGTCGCACGTGCTGGGCTACTCGCTGGGGGGCGCCGCCGCGCAGGAGCTCGCGATCGGGCGGCCGGATCTTGTCCGGTCGCTGATCCTGGTGGCGACGTGGGCGCGTTCCGACGAATGGTTCAAGGCCGAGATGCGCAACTGGCAGGCCATCCGCCGGCAGTACTGGGACGACGAGGACGCGTTCCTCGACGCCTTCGGCCCGTGGGCGTGGTCGCCGGCGACCTACGCGAAGCCGGGTCTCGTCGAGGGGTTCCATCAGGCGATGCTCGCCGAGGAGCCGCAGCAGCGGCCCGACGGCTGGATCCGACAGTGCGACGCCGACATCGCGCACGACGCCGCCGACCGGCTCGGCTCGGTAACCGTTCCTGCGCTCGTGATCGTCGGCGAGGACGACATCTGCACTCCGCCGCGATACGCGCGCGAGCTCTGCGCCCTGCTTCCCAACGCCGAGCTGATCGCGATCCCCAACGCGGGTCACGGAGCGTACGCGGAGACGCCGGCGATCTTCATCGAAGCGGTGGCCGCGTTCCTAGCCAAACACTAG